A genomic segment from Aegilops tauschii subsp. strangulata cultivar AL8/78 chromosome 1, Aet v6.0, whole genome shotgun sequence encodes:
- the LOC109778336 gene encoding preprotein translocase subunit SCY2, chloroplastic isoform X2 yields MSTTWICDTITESGFGHGSSLIICVGILTGYTNTLHKMLTQFSGNVCTSWPYILGVAGIFMMVTMGAVLVTEGCRKIKLQYYGFKLASSAGKENSPVTEVEPYIPFNINPTGMQPLLTTSYLLAFPSIMASIFRSPFWENLKEILNPMTSVGGSPWIYYLTYAFFVFVFNIFDIANLPKEISDYLNKMSARVPKIKPGRATVDYLTKIQTSTRFWGGLLLSLLATSSLLLDRYLRQINEGFSIGFTSVLIIVGSIIELRRSYQAYNVMPALSKVLKRYGA; encoded by the exons ATGTCAACTACTTGGATCTGTGACACCATAACGGAATCTGGCTTTG GGCATGGCTCATCTTTGATTATCTGTGTTGGAATATTGACTGGTTACACAAATACACTACACAAGATGCTAACTCAATTTTCAG GAAATGTGTGCACATCTTGGCCCTACATCTTGGGAGTAGCTGGGATCTTTATGATGGTTACCATGGGGGCAGTGTTGGTGACTGAAGGATGTAGGAAGATAAAGCTTCAGTACTATGGATTCAAGTTGGCTTCTAGTGCAGG GAAAGAAAACTCCCCAGTTACAGAGGTTGAGCCATATATCCCCTTCAATATAAACCCAACAGGGATGCAGCCTTTGCTTACAACCTCATACCTACTTGCTTTTCCAAGCATTATGGCCAG CATTTTTCGTTCGCCATTTTGGGAAAATTTGAAGGAAATTTTGAATCCAATGACTTCAGTTGGTGGTAGTCCTTGGATTTATTATTTGACGTATGCGTTTTTCGTCTTCGTCTTCAACATTTTTGACATT GCCAACTTGCCAAAAGAGATATCTGACTACCTAAATAAGATGAGTGCCAGGGTGCCAAAGATCAAACCTGGAAGAGCAACAGTGGATTATCTTACAAAGATACAAACATCGACACGTTTCTGGG GAGGTCTACTACTGAGCTTGCTGGCAACTTCCTCGTTATTACTTGACAGATACCTTAGACAAATAAATGAGGGGTTTTCTATAGGTTTCACATCAGTCTTGATTATT GTGGGCTCAATCATTGAACTTAGAAGGTCCTATCAAGCATATAATGTGATGCCAGCACTAAGCAAAGTTTTGAAGAGATATGGTGCTTAA
- the LOC109778336 gene encoding preprotein translocase subunit SCY2, chloroplastic isoform X1, whose protein sequence is MSSSLALSLPSRCALPLPSPRLAPKHPSLRANQCRLLVRTPQRPLPPTRRLLLAPRASSSATSPAEPAREGGAGGKKVPGFRNRFLDLARLGAVAEGAAEAFFRSEIRRRLAVTAVLIVLSRVGYFVPLPGFDRRLIPDSYLSFAPLPADDLVDFASELKLSFFQLGISHQISASIVMQVLCHVLPSLEKIRKEGLDGHEKIKSYIWWLSLGFAIVAACTVSCYSLQYSIYAASHRVKHVILTSFLLVLGAMSTTWICDTITESGFGHGSSLIICVGILTGYTNTLHKMLTQFSGNVCTSWPYILGVAGIFMMVTMGAVLVTEGCRKIKLQYYGFKLASSAGKENSPVTEVEPYIPFNINPTGMQPLLTTSYLLAFPSIMASIFRSPFWENLKEILNPMTSVGGSPWIYYLTYAFFVFVFNIFDIANLPKEISDYLNKMSARVPKIKPGRATVDYLTKIQTSTRFWGGLLLSLLATSSLLLDRYLRQINEGFSIGFTSVLIIVGSIIELRRSYQAYNVMPALSKVLKRYGA, encoded by the exons ATGTCCTCCTCCCTCGCGCTCTCGCTCCCATCCCGGTGCGCGCTCCCCCTCCCATCACCTCGCCTCGCCCCCAAGCACCCATCTCTCCGCGCCAACCAGTGCCGCCTCCTCGTCCGCACGCCCCAGCGCCCGCTCCCCCCgacccgccgcctcctcctcgcccctaGGGCTTCGTCGTCCGCCACATCCCCCGCTGAGCCGGCGCGTGAGGGTGGCGCGGGTGGGAAGAAGGTGCCCGGGTTCCGGAACAGGTTCCTGGACCTGGCGCGGCTTGGGGCCGTGGCGGAGGGCGCGGCGGAGGCCTTCTTCCGCAGCGAAATCCGGCGGCGGCTTGCCGTCACGGCCGTGCTCATCGTGCTCAGCCGCGTCGGCTACTTCGTCCCGCTTCCCGGGTTCGACCGCCGCCTCATCCCCGACTCCTATCTCAGCTTCGCCCCGCTCCCTGCAG ATGACCTCGTTGATTTTGCTTCTGAACTGAAGCTGTCATTTTTCCAGCTGGGAATCAGTCATCAGATATCAGCATCGATTGTGATGCAG GTTCTTTGCCATGTTCTTCCATCACTTGAAAAGATACGCAAGGAAGGATTAGACGGGCATGAGAAGATCAAAAGCTATAT ATGGTGGCTATCACTGGGTTTTGCAATTGTGGCTGCTTGTACTGTGTCATGCTATTCACTGCAGTACTCCATATATGCAGCAAGTCACAG GGTTAAGCATGTCATATTAACAAGCTTTCTGCTTGTCCTCGGTGCAATGTCAACTACTTGGATCTGTGACACCATAACGGAATCTGGCTTTG GGCATGGCTCATCTTTGATTATCTGTGTTGGAATATTGACTGGTTACACAAATACACTACACAAGATGCTAACTCAATTTTCAG GAAATGTGTGCACATCTTGGCCCTACATCTTGGGAGTAGCTGGGATCTTTATGATGGTTACCATGGGGGCAGTGTTGGTGACTGAAGGATGTAGGAAGATAAAGCTTCAGTACTATGGATTCAAGTTGGCTTCTAGTGCAGG GAAAGAAAACTCCCCAGTTACAGAGGTTGAGCCATATATCCCCTTCAATATAAACCCAACAGGGATGCAGCCTTTGCTTACAACCTCATACCTACTTGCTTTTCCAAGCATTATGGCCAG CATTTTTCGTTCGCCATTTTGGGAAAATTTGAAGGAAATTTTGAATCCAATGACTTCAGTTGGTGGTAGTCCTTGGATTTATTATTTGACGTATGCGTTTTTCGTCTTCGTCTTCAACATTTTTGACATT GCCAACTTGCCAAAAGAGATATCTGACTACCTAAATAAGATGAGTGCCAGGGTGCCAAAGATCAAACCTGGAAGAGCAACAGTGGATTATCTTACAAAGATACAAACATCGACACGTTTCTGGG GAGGTCTACTACTGAGCTTGCTGGCAACTTCCTCGTTATTACTTGACAGATACCTTAGACAAATAAATGAGGGGTTTTCTATAGGTTTCACATCAGTCTTGATTATT GTGGGCTCAATCATTGAACTTAGAAGGTCCTATCAAGCATATAATGTGATGCCAGCACTAAGCAAAGTTTTGAAGAGATATGGTGCTTAA
- the LOC109778308 gene encoding uncharacterized protein, with amino-acid sequence MARTAMGRRRRPQASRCDDRISAVPDDLLLSVLRRLDIRTALGTAALSRRWARLNRFREDAEFDQDLNTGPGTGERNFGGLLEVLKGSEGASNHQEWLSWDKLHAASRDSEPGSPLSTPNKLALNAGMFSPSSVLQLTWFPQSATAPPLMARRALGIFELFTT; translated from the exons ATGGCCAGGACCGCGATGGGTCGCCGCCGTCGGCCGCAGGCGTCCCGCTGCGACGACCGGATCAGCGCCGTCCCCGACGATCTCCTCCTTTCGGTCCTGCGCCGCCTCGACATCCGGACGGCGCTCGGCACCGCGGCCCTCTCCAGGCGCTGGGCCCGCCTCAACC GTTTTAGGGAAGATGCTGAGTTTGACCAAGATCTCAACACTGGTCCCGGAACAGGAGAAAGAAACTTTGGGGGGCTTCTTGAGGTACTTAAAGGAAGTGAAGGCGCCTCTAACCATCAAGAGTGGCTGAGCTGGGACAAGTTACACGCCGCGAGCAGGGATTCAGAGCCGGGATCACCCTTATCCACTCCAAACAAGCTTGCTCTGAATGCTGGGATGTTCAGCCCTTCATCAGTGCTTCAGCTGACGTGGTTCCCACAATCAGCTACAGCCCCTCCTCTGATGGCCAGGAGGGCTCTCGGCATCTTCGAGTTATTCACCACCTGA